A single window of Salvia splendens isolate huo1 chromosome 6, SspV2, whole genome shotgun sequence DNA harbors:
- the LOC121806232 gene encoding 50S ribosomal protein L17-like isoform X2 has translation MTKFRKLNRPTGHRMSMLRTMVSQLVKHERIETTVAKAKEVRRLADNMGTLCAARRAGAFVRGDDVIHKLFTELAYRYKDRAGGYTRMLRTRIRVGDAAPMAYIEFIDRENELRQAKPPTPPPPQRPTVDPWTRSRLTRQYAPPKEEKISDSGS, from the exons ATGACGAAATTCAGGAAGCTCAATCGGCCGACCGGCCACAGAATGTCCATGCTCAG GACGATGGTGTCGCAGCTAGTGAAGCATGAGCGGATCGAGACAACAGTTGCGAAG GCAAAGGAAGTTCGCAGGCTTGCTGATAATATG GGTACGTTATGTGCTGCAAGGCGTGCTGGTGCCTTTGTTCGTGGCGATGATGTCATCCACAAGTTATTCACAGAATTGGCCTATCGATACAA AGACAGAGCAGGTGGATACacgagaatgcttcgaactcgTATACGAGTTGGGGATGCTGCACCAATGGCGTACATTGA GTTTATAGATAGGGAAAACGAACTTAGGCAAGCTAAGCCACCGACGCCGCCACCACCACAGAGGCCAACTGTGGATCCATGGACGAGATCGCGACTTACCAGACAATATGCGCCGCCTAAAGAGGAGAAGATCTCTGACTCCGGCAGTTGA
- the LOC121806232 gene encoding 50S ribosomal protein L17-like isoform X1, with the protein MTKFRKLNRPTGHRMSMLRTMVSQLVKHERIETTVAKAKEVRRLADNMVQLGKEGTLCAARRAGAFVRGDDVIHKLFTELAYRYKDRAGGYTRMLRTRIRVGDAAPMAYIEFIDRENELRQAKPPTPPPPQRPTVDPWTRSRLTRQYAPPKEEKISDSGS; encoded by the exons ATGACGAAATTCAGGAAGCTCAATCGGCCGACCGGCCACAGAATGTCCATGCTCAG GACGATGGTGTCGCAGCTAGTGAAGCATGAGCGGATCGAGACAACAGTTGCGAAG GCAAAGGAAGTTCGCAGGCTTGCTGATAATATGGTACAGCTCGGAAAAGAg GGTACGTTATGTGCTGCAAGGCGTGCTGGTGCCTTTGTTCGTGGCGATGATGTCATCCACAAGTTATTCACAGAATTGGCCTATCGATACAA AGACAGAGCAGGTGGATACacgagaatgcttcgaactcgTATACGAGTTGGGGATGCTGCACCAATGGCGTACATTGA GTTTATAGATAGGGAAAACGAACTTAGGCAAGCTAAGCCACCGACGCCGCCACCACCACAGAGGCCAACTGTGGATCCATGGACGAGATCGCGACTTACCAGACAATATGCGCCGCCTAAAGAGGAGAAGATCTCTGACTCCGGCAGTTGA
- the LOC121806653 gene encoding protein MKS1-like yields the protein MNLPDFFSDAAAGTNRPSPRKEVQLHGPRPTALKVNKDSLKIRKPPIAPPPPENRQPIIIYAVPPKVIHTTVNDYKSLVQRLTGNASTSSSPYAGGALSPAARLASLEKTTSPKERDPSADAGNFAVGDFVGETNVEMGALPGILSPAPGSFPAISPGFFLPSPGLFSPANWDPFNMFIPSPSTLFTAPMVSPSPSSCDLFNTFFDF from the coding sequence ATGAACCTCCCGGACTTCTTCTCCGACGCCGCCGCCGGCACCAACCGCCCTTCCCCGCGAAAGGAGGTCCAGCTGCATGGCCCACGCCCCACCGCCCTCAAAGTCAACAAAGACTCCCTCAAAATCCGAAAACCCCCCATCGCCCCGCCGCCGCCGGAAAACCGCCAGCCCATCATCATCTACGCCGTCCCCCCCAAAGTCATCCACACCACCGTCAACGACTACAAAAGCCTCGTCCAGCGCCTCACCGGAAAcgcctccacctcctcctcccccTACGCCGGTGGGGCCCTCTCCCCCGCTGCCAGGCTGGCATCTCTAGAGAAAACCACTTCTCCCAAAGAGAGAGATCCCTCCGCCGACGCCGGAAATTTCGCCGTCGGCGATTTCGTCGGAGAAACCAACGTGGAGATGGGGGCGCTTCCCGGAATTTTGTCGCCGGCGCCGGGGAGTTTTCCGGCGATTTCGCCGGGATTCTTTCTGCCGTCGCCGGGGCTATTTTCGCCGGCGAATTGGGATCCGTTCAATATGTTCATCCCGAGCCCGTCAACGCTCTTCACGGCGCCGATGgtgtcgccgtcgccgtcgtctTGCGATTTGTTCAACACATTCTTTGACTTTTAG
- the LOC121806232 gene encoding 50S ribosomal protein L17-like isoform X3, translated as MTKFRKLNRPTGHRMSMLRTMVSQLVKHERIETTVAKGTLCAARRAGAFVRGDDVIHKLFTELAYRYKDRAGGYTRMLRTRIRVGDAAPMAYIEFIDRENELRQAKPPTPPPPQRPTVDPWTRSRLTRQYAPPKEEKISDSGS; from the exons ATGACGAAATTCAGGAAGCTCAATCGGCCGACCGGCCACAGAATGTCCATGCTCAG GACGATGGTGTCGCAGCTAGTGAAGCATGAGCGGATCGAGACAACAGTTGCGAAG GGTACGTTATGTGCTGCAAGGCGTGCTGGTGCCTTTGTTCGTGGCGATGATGTCATCCACAAGTTATTCACAGAATTGGCCTATCGATACAA AGACAGAGCAGGTGGATACacgagaatgcttcgaactcgTATACGAGTTGGGGATGCTGCACCAATGGCGTACATTGA GTTTATAGATAGGGAAAACGAACTTAGGCAAGCTAAGCCACCGACGCCGCCACCACCACAGAGGCCAACTGTGGATCCATGGACGAGATCGCGACTTACCAGACAATATGCGCCGCCTAAAGAGGAGAAGATCTCTGACTCCGGCAGTTGA
- the LOC121806217 gene encoding UDP-glucuronate:xylan alpha-glucuronosyltransferase 1-like: protein MYKRRVQKARNWKSWFKLRKVTKWRFLVIIFVVCLVVFAYHPIASETWSSDDGYESSDLEMDWDEISKVVNELGEDGKFNHIGILNFNIKEIHEWKQLIPMANQTVLSLDYVSSNATWETLYPEWIDEEEEAQVPVCPSLPRVAPPKQRLDLIAVKLPCHKYKWSRNVARLHLQIAAADLAAAHKGTQPLHILLATTCFPVPNLFRCEDLVTRRRSIWLYKPNLGRLREKLRLPIGSCQLALPLIGIEEQRYSVSTKRRREAYATVLHSNYVYVCGAIVVAQSIRMSGSDRDLVILVDEYISTSHRVGLESAGWEVRTIQRIRNPKAEKDAYNEWNYSKFRLWQLTDYDKVIFIDSDLLVLRNTDFLFAMPELSATGNHEHVFNSGVMVLEPSNCTFRLLMDHVNDFESYNGGDQGYLNEVFTWWHRIPRRANFLKHFWAGDDAAAKERKSHMFESDPPGMYVVHYLGNKPWMCFRDYDCNWNVEVLREFASDTAHALWWRVHDAMPGELQRYCLLRALQKAQLELDRREAEMGNFSDAHWRIRVEDARLQTCIDEDCDWRERLRHWGGNKTALARMANLNA from the exons ATGTACAAGAGAAGGGTGCAAAAGGCTAGGAATTGGAAgagttggtttaaattgagGAAGGTCACAAAATGGAGATTCCTAGTCATAATATTTGTGGTTTGCCTTGTAGTTTTTGCTTACCATCCAATCGCTTCCGA GACATGGTCATCAGATGATGGGTACGAATCATCGGATTTGGAGATGGATTGGGACGAGATATCGAAAGTAGTAAATGAATTAGGAGAGGATGGAAAATTCAATCACATAGGCATTCTCAACTTCAACATCAAAGAAATCCATGAATGGAAGCAATTGATTCCCATGGCCAATCAGACAGTACTAAGCCTAGATTACGTGTCGAGCAACGCAACGTGGGAGACCCTTTACCCCGAGTGGAtcgacgaggaggaagaggcgCAAGTCCCCGTCTGCCCCTCCCTCCCCAGAGTTGCACCGCCCAAGCAGCGCCTCGACCTCATCGCTGTCAAGCTGCCCTGCCACAAGTACAAGTGGTCCAGAAACGTTGCGCGGCTGCATTTGCAGATCGCGGCTGCCGATCTGGCAGCCGCGCACAAGGGGACCCAGCCCCTGCATATTCTCCTTGCCACGACCTGCTTTCCCGTGCCTAATTTGTTCAGATGCGAGGATCTTGTCACGCGTAGACGCAGCATTTGGCTGTACAAACCAAATTTGGGGAGATTGAGGGAGAAGCTTCGTCTTCCAATCGGATCCTGCCAGCTGGCACTTCCACTTATCGGGATag AAGAGCAACGATACTCAGTGTCGACAAAGAGGAGGCGGGAGGCGTATGCGACGGTGCTGCATTCAAACTATGTCTACGTTTGTGGAGCCATCGTGGTAGCACAGAGCATCAGGATGTCCGGGTCCGACAGGGACCTGGTAATCCTGGTGGACGAATACATCAGCACCTCCCACCGGGTGGGGCTGGAATCCGCCGGGTGGGAGGTGCGCACCATACAACGCATCCGCAACCCTAAAGCCGAGAAAGACGCCTACAACGAGTGGAACTACAGCAAGTTCCGCCTCTGGCAGCTCACGGACTACGACAAGGTCATCTTCATCGACTCAGACCTCCTCGTCCTCCGCAACACCGACTTCCTGTTCGCCATGCCAGAGCTCTCCGCCACCGGGAACCACGAGCATGTGTTCAACTCGGGCGTGATGGTCCTCGAGCCATCCAACTGCACCTTCCGGCTCCTCATGGACCATGTCAACGACTTTGAATCCTACAACGGCGGGGACCAGGGCTACCTGAACGAGGTCTTCACGTGGTGGCACCGGATCCCGAGGCGGGCGAATTTCCTGAAGCATTTCTGGGCAGGGGACGATGCCGCGGCAAAAGAGAGGAAGAGCCATATGTTCGAGTCCGACCCTCCCGGGATGTACGTTGTGCACTATCTCGGGAACAAGCCGTGGATGTGCTTCAGGGACTATGATTGCAACTGGAATGTGGAGGTGTTGAGGGAGTTTGCTAGCGACACCGCGCACGCGCTGTGGTGGCGGGTGCACGACGCGATGCCCGGGGAGCTGCAGCGTTACTGCCTGCTGAGGGCGCTGCAGAAGGCGCAGCTGGAGCTGGACAGGAGGGAGGCGGAGATGGGGAACTTTTCGGACGCGCATTGGCGGATCCGGGTCGAGGACGCCCGGCTGCAGACGTGCATCGATGAGGACTGCGACTGGCGGGAGAGGCTGCGCCACTGGGGTGGAAACAAGACTGCCTTGGCTAGAATGGCTAATTTAAATGCATAG